A stretch of the Teretinema zuelzerae genome encodes the following:
- a CDS encoding alpha-amylase family glycosyl hydrolase: MKLPVYVPTKTFSAFGRAKAVLLSCILFAVFFAASCGTSPSSSSGSLASAAAGKGSASDSAVPGSFENAAPSGLSGVIRLREKLDVKDDELAIFYVRPDKNYEPWALWLWALPGGDGNAAWPKTQNWKVQDGIGYMRFKLDGSDLGVKPIGSQGQFGMIARQKGGWTKDGDDDRLWDIALSNSVVIFSGDSNVYAARDYKPKALSAALSSLTEIQLTLSGRYGLDIDGGPSGFSVSSPSGKTWPIARVSNAEFPDDPSRNNARRVVITLAGEATLSEPLIVSNPVFEGSKAVDSSRLAITLAEKTLPSRDQPLGARYDSARKSASFALWAPTSSAAVLNLYAGADSASPDYRVPMAFDSRQGIWTASFSEKDPEGYFYDYTLTNAKGSATVLDPYARSMAAYRNEGGSGRGAVVDMGSKKAQPRGSSPAGFVTLKQREDAVIYEMSVRDFTISPDSAVEQEKGTYLAFIEKIPYLKKLGITHVQLMPVVNFYFTDETDKAYEGSGRVSGNNYNWGYDPHNYFTPEGWYSSRPEDPYSRVAELRTLIEECHKAGIGVLLDVVYNHMANTSFLDDIVPGYYFRTNAQGKLTSNSGCGNDVATERAMARRLIVDSVRHWVSEYKVDGFRFDLMGLMDTVTVLESWEAARAINPNSLFVGEGWKMYNGPVGTAGMEQAYMGKTDSVSVFNDEIRDLFKAGGFNEQGRGFLTRQGPNTEKLYRNILGQPQSNYRADDPGDNLQYLVAHDGLTLRDGIAHNAKLDPADPAQRAELVSRIKLGNFALLTSQGIAFLHGGQERGRTKPNVSKEKNETIGAYVRNSYDSSDDINQIVWTLGEGFEGLPEYTASLVELRKKFDVFRIGDMARVNASAALLPCPEESRLTLGYTLAHGDSVWIVLMNAEAKPMTFDLGSLSAKDAVVYADAAGAHLEGAKKPAGVSAADSTVTVDGLTGAVLRVKK, translated from the coding sequence TTGAAATTGCCCGTATACGTACCTACTAAAACATTCTCCGCCTTTGGCCGGGCCAAAGCCGTTCTTTTAAGCTGTATTCTATTCGCCGTCTTTTTCGCCGCTTCCTGCGGAACCTCGCCGTCATCGTCATCAGGCAGCCTTGCTTCCGCTGCGGCAGGCAAGGGGTCCGCCTCGGACTCCGCCGTACCCGGCTCGTTCGAAAACGCGGCTCCCTCAGGGCTTTCCGGGGTAATCCGCCTCAGGGAAAAGCTCGACGTCAAGGACGATGAGCTGGCGATTTTCTACGTTCGCCCGGACAAGAACTATGAACCCTGGGCTCTGTGGCTGTGGGCTCTTCCCGGCGGCGACGGCAACGCGGCCTGGCCGAAAACCCAGAACTGGAAGGTTCAGGACGGCATCGGCTATATGCGCTTCAAGCTCGACGGCTCCGATCTCGGCGTCAAGCCGATCGGTTCGCAGGGTCAGTTCGGCATGATCGCCCGCCAGAAAGGCGGCTGGACCAAGGACGGAGACGACGACAGGCTCTGGGATATCGCGCTGTCGAACAGCGTCGTTATCTTCTCCGGCGACTCGAACGTATACGCCGCCCGCGACTATAAGCCCAAGGCCCTCTCGGCCGCCCTTTCTTCGCTTACCGAAATTCAATTGACGCTAAGCGGGCGATACGGCCTCGATATCGACGGCGGCCCTTCGGGTTTCTCCGTATCGTCGCCTTCCGGAAAAACCTGGCCGATAGCCCGCGTTTCGAACGCCGAATTTCCTGATGATCCTTCAAGGAACAACGCGCGCCGCGTCGTCATAACCCTTGCCGGAGAAGCGACTCTCTCCGAACCTCTCATTGTATCGAATCCGGTTTTCGAAGGCTCGAAGGCGGTGGATTCGTCCCGCCTGGCGATAACGCTCGCGGAGAAAACCCTTCCATCCAGGGACCAACCTCTCGGCGCGCGCTACGATTCCGCCCGGAAATCCGCGAGCTTCGCGCTTTGGGCTCCGACCTCTTCCGCCGCCGTGTTGAATCTCTACGCCGGGGCCGACTCCGCCTCTCCGGACTACCGCGTCCCCATGGCCTTCGACTCCAGGCAGGGAATCTGGACGGCGTCTTTCTCGGAAAAAGACCCCGAAGGCTATTTCTACGATTATACGCTGACGAACGCCAAGGGCTCCGCGACGGTTCTAGACCCGTACGCCCGATCTATGGCCGCCTACCGCAACGAAGGCGGCAGCGGCCGCGGCGCCGTGGTCGACATGGGCTCGAAAAAAGCGCAGCCCCGCGGATCTTCGCCGGCCGGCTTCGTAACCCTCAAGCAGCGCGAGGACGCGGTCATTTACGAGATGTCCGTCCGCGATTTCACGATCAGTCCCGATTCGGCCGTAGAGCAGGAAAAGGGCACCTATCTCGCCTTCATCGAAAAAATCCCCTACCTGAAAAAGCTCGGGATCACCCACGTTCAGCTCATGCCGGTCGTCAATTTCTACTTTACCGACGAAACCGACAAAGCCTACGAGGGCTCGGGCCGCGTGTCCGGGAATAACTATAACTGGGGCTACGATCCCCACAATTATTTCACTCCGGAAGGCTGGTACTCCTCCCGCCCGGAAGATCCCTATTCCCGCGTCGCTGAATTGCGCACTTTGATAGAAGAATGCCACAAGGCCGGAATCGGAGTCCTGTTGGACGTCGTCTACAACCATATGGCCAATACATCCTTTCTTGACGACATCGTGCCCGGCTATTATTTCCGTACGAACGCCCAGGGCAAGCTTACGAGCAATTCAGGCTGCGGAAACGACGTAGCGACCGAACGGGCGATGGCACGCCGGCTCATCGTCGATTCGGTGAGGCACTGGGTTTCCGAATACAAAGTAGACGGCTTCCGCTTCGACCTCATGGGATTGATGGATACCGTCACGGTGCTCGAATCCTGGGAGGCCGCCCGGGCGATAAATCCGAACTCCCTTTTCGTCGGAGAGGGGTGGAAAATGTACAATGGACCGGTCGGCACCGCCGGCATGGAACAGGCCTACATGGGCAAGACTGATTCTGTTTCAGTGTTTAACGATGAAATCCGCGATCTGTTCAAGGCCGGCGGCTTCAACGAACAGGGCAGGGGCTTTCTGACCCGCCAGGGGCCGAACACGGAAAAACTCTACCGCAATATTCTCGGCCAGCCTCAGTCAAACTACCGTGCGGACGATCCCGGCGACAACCTTCAATACCTCGTCGCCCACGACGGCCTCACCCTCAGGGACGGCATCGCCCACAACGCCAAGCTCGATCCTGCGGATCCCGCCCAGCGCGCGGAGCTCGTCAGCCGAATCAAGCTCGGCAACTTCGCCCTTCTTACGTCTCAGGGAATAGCCTTCCTTCACGGAGGACAGGAACGGGGCAGAACCAAGCCCAACGTCTCGAAGGAAAAGAACGAAACGATCGGCGCGTATGTTCGCAACAGCTACGATTCCTCGGACGACATCAATCAGATCGTTTGGACTCTCGGCGAGGGCTTCGAAGGCCTTCCCGAATATACGGCCTCCCTCGTAGAGCTCCGCAAAAAGTTCGACGTGTTCCGCATCGGCGACATGGCCCGCGTGAACGCCTCGGCAGCTCTGCTTCCCTGTCCGGAAGAGAGCCGGCTAACCCTTGGATACACCCTTGCGCACGGCGACTCGGTGTGGATCGTGCTCATGAACGCTGAAGCCAAACCGATGACCTTCGATCTCGGGAGCCTCTCCGCAAAAGACGCGGTCGTTTACGCGGACGCGGCCGGAGCCCATCTCGAGGGAGCGAAAAAGCCCGCGGGAGTTTCCGCGGCGGATTCAACAGTGACCGTGGACGGTTTGACCGGCGCAGTGCTCCGCGTAAAAAAGTGA
- a CDS encoding alpha-amylase family glycosyl hydrolase: protein MEEKREISLSPHKKARCRRFWAPVFCLSVFVFASCGNLNDAREKDAPAAGLFEMSGSAEYASPRHVEAASDALSNQAENLSSDWYIDSSFYHIWVKSFYDSDGDGCGDIAGITAKLDYIQYEVGCDALWLSPIFDCAGKGKAPGYNMHGYDTVDYYSINPLFGDESDVEALLEAAHARGMKVIFDFVPNHTSSSHPWFMDSETGTEEKKSWYLWNASALSWNPMGSANTWHKNLFSGEFFYAPFWAGMPDLNYRNREVREEMKNVARYWLNKGFDGMRIDAVRYLVEEADDFADTEATHAWFRELRSEVVDRYGVTSGGSPKFMVGEAWITGDRATLNSYFGTQSSPEFHMLFDFEFAGKLGRTPDLAPQIPGTPVSYAGFLSNHDNFADRPASRWTDAELRLKTAQSLLLPVVPFVYYGNEAALENDAAYGNGDIRLRQPFDWPSAGGQSSDPDSVLSLHRALLRLRSRFESLRRGAYTRLSAPEGSTNPYGVSAYALSLSPDGAGEQQTLVCVFNSQYRQRNSGVSFDLSSVPGLQFSDSETSSSFAPATLAGRPSSASVDFIASAGQSNPLKSRFFQ, encoded by the coding sequence ATGGAAGAAAAACGCGAAATATCGTTGTCGCCGCATAAAAAGGCTCGATGCCGCCGGTTTTGGGCGCCCGTCTTCTGCCTGTCGGTTTTCGTTTTTGCGTCGTGCGGAAACCTTAACGACGCCCGGGAGAAGGATGCGCCTGCGGCGGGCTTGTTCGAAATGTCGGGATCGGCCGAATACGCCAGTCCCCGCCACGTCGAAGCGGCGAGCGATGCTCTGTCGAATCAGGCTGAAAATCTGTCGTCCGACTGGTACATCGATTCGTCCTTCTATCACATTTGGGTGAAGTCCTTCTATGATTCGGACGGCGACGGTTGCGGCGACATTGCCGGCATAACGGCGAAGCTCGATTACATACAGTACGAGGTCGGCTGCGACGCCCTGTGGCTGTCCCCGATTTTCGACTGCGCCGGAAAGGGCAAGGCTCCCGGCTACAACATGCACGGCTACGATACGGTCGATTATTACTCGATTAATCCCCTGTTCGGCGACGAATCGGACGTGGAAGCCCTCCTGGAGGCGGCTCACGCGCGGGGCATGAAGGTTATTTTCGACTTTGTGCCCAATCATACGTCTTCCTCTCATCCCTGGTTTATGGATTCCGAAACGGGGACAGAGGAAAAAAAATCCTGGTATCTGTGGAACGCTTCGGCTCTTTCATGGAACCCGATGGGTTCGGCGAACACCTGGCACAAGAACCTTTTCAGCGGCGAGTTTTTTTACGCCCCATTCTGGGCGGGGATGCCGGATCTTAATTACCGCAACCGTGAAGTCCGCGAAGAGATGAAAAACGTCGCCCGGTACTGGCTCAACAAGGGCTTCGACGGCATGAGGATCGATGCCGTTCGCTACCTTGTGGAGGAAGCGGACGATTTCGCGGATACCGAGGCGACCCACGCGTGGTTTCGCGAGTTGCGCTCGGAGGTCGTCGATCGTTACGGGGTAACGAGCGGGGGATCGCCGAAATTCATGGTCGGAGAGGCCTGGATTACCGGGGACAGAGCAACCTTGAACTCGTATTTCGGCACTCAGTCTTCCCCTGAATTTCACATGCTCTTCGATTTCGAATTCGCCGGAAAACTCGGGAGAACTCCCGATCTCGCTCCGCAGATACCGGGAACCCCGGTTTCCTACGCGGGTTTTTTAAGCAATCACGATAATTTCGCGGATCGCCCCGCTTCACGCTGGACTGATGCGGAGCTTCGCCTGAAAACCGCCCAGTCTCTGCTGCTTCCCGTGGTTCCCTTCGTATATTATGGGAACGAAGCGGCTCTTGAAAACGACGCAGCCTATGGAAACGGGGACATCCGCCTCAGACAGCCCTTCGATTGGCCTTCCGCCGGGGGACAGAGCAGCGACCCCGATTCCGTATTGTCCCTGCACCGCGCCCTGTTGCGGCTCCGCTCGCGGTTCGAATCCCTCCGGAGAGGCGCGTATACCCGTCTCTCCGCTCCGGAAGGATCCACGAATCCGTACGGCGTCAGCGCCTACGCGCTCAGCCTCTCTCCTGACGGCGCGGGCGAACAGCAAACCCTCGTTTGCGTTTTCAACAGCCAGTACCGCCAGCGGAATTCAGGCGTTTCCTTCGACCTTTCCTCTGTCCCCGGTCTGCAATTCTCTGATTCGGAAACTTCCTCTTCGTTCGCGCCCGCGACTCTGGCGGGCCGGCCTTCATCCGCTTCGGTGGATTTCATTGCTTCCGCGGGACAGAGCAACCCGCTCAAATCCCGGTTCTTTCAGTAA
- a CDS encoding alpha-amylase family glycosyl hydrolase, with the protein MSSLFSRFRLSALAVLFLGFAFASCASRGPAVDSASTAAVSAPSPAARPASGEAADPRLFEWTGDPDYRSPRHAEIRASSLANQAKNLSPKWQEDSVFYHIWVKSFNDYDGDGVGDFRGITAKLDYIKNDVGADAIWLSPIFDCAGKGGAPGYNMHGYDTVDYYEVNEYFGNMEHLEELLREAHSRGMKVIFDYVPNHTSSAHPWFLLSSRRDPEKQDWYLWSREKLNWAPMGNSATWHRNMDRGEWYYGAFWSGMPDLNYRNREVREEMKNVVRFWLNKGFDGVRIDAVRYLAEEADESGRVSLAGLVDTEPTHDFFEELQEEVVSRYAELGHPKFMIGEAWINNNPSRLQRYFGANGDAEFDALFDFDFSNAVAMGVRFRNTGIFRYGADIPDEAAARTSYGVFLSNHDNLSSRPGTIFKTDRELRLASSLGLLFPGIPFLYYGNEIGQKDEPGLGGQDVRLRFPFDWSSAQAQIADSASLLALHRRLIALRNAHPALRKGQRILLPGVTSAETGETLPQTGAWALVRGSDILICAVNLSLAEIPAVRIDLEPVFTQTGLSPAAIKAMSPEFPETAAALSPRGTIAEFKNLGAQDFQLYSMQTE; encoded by the coding sequence ATGTCTTCCCTCTTTTCCCGTTTTCGTTTGTCCGCGCTCGCGGTTCTGTTTCTCGGCTTCGCGTTCGCGTCCTGCGCGTCGCGCGGACCGGCCGTCGATTCCGCTTCGACCGCCGCCGTCTCCGCGCCTTCGCCGGCTGCCCGCCCGGCGTCCGGCGAAGCCGCCGACCCCCGGCTTTTCGAGTGGACTGGCGACCCGGACTACCGGAGCCCGCGCCATGCGGAAATTCGAGCGAGCTCGCTGGCAAACCAGGCGAAGAATCTTTCGCCGAAGTGGCAGGAGGACTCGGTGTTCTACCACATCTGGGTGAAGTCCTTCAACGACTACGACGGCGACGGGGTAGGGGATTTCCGGGGAATCACGGCGAAGCTCGATTACATCAAGAACGATGTCGGGGCTGACGCGATATGGCTTTCTCCCATATTCGACTGCGCGGGAAAGGGCGGCGCTCCCGGATACAACATGCACGGCTACGACACGGTCGACTATTACGAAGTCAACGAATATTTCGGAAACATGGAACATCTGGAAGAACTTCTGCGCGAAGCTCATTCCCGGGGCATGAAGGTGATTTTCGATTACGTTCCCAACCACACCTCTTCCGCCCATCCGTGGTTTCTTCTTTCCTCCCGGCGCGATCCGGAAAAGCAGGATTGGTACCTGTGGAGCCGCGAAAAGCTGAACTGGGCTCCCATGGGGAATTCCGCGACCTGGCACCGGAACATGGACCGCGGCGAGTGGTACTACGGCGCCTTCTGGTCGGGCATGCCCGACCTCAACTACCGCAACCGGGAAGTCCGCGAGGAAATGAAGAACGTGGTGCGCTTCTGGCTCAACAAGGGCTTCGACGGCGTCAGGATCGACGCGGTCCGCTATCTGGCCGAAGAAGCGGACGAGTCAGGCAGGGTGAGCCTCGCCGGCTTGGTCGACACCGAACCGACTCATGATTTTTTCGAGGAACTGCAGGAAGAAGTGGTTTCGCGCTATGCCGAACTGGGCCATCCGAAATTCATGATCGGCGAAGCATGGATTAACAATAATCCGTCGCGGCTTCAGCGCTATTTCGGCGCGAACGGCGACGCGGAATTCGACGCCCTCTTCGATTTCGACTTTTCCAACGCGGTCGCCATGGGCGTGCGTTTCAGGAATACGGGAATCTTCCGCTACGGCGCCGACATTCCCGACGAAGCCGCCGCTCGCACGTCGTACGGGGTGTTTCTCAGCAATCACGATAACCTGTCGAGCCGGCCCGGAACTATCTTCAAAACCGACAGGGAGCTGCGGCTCGCTTCGTCCCTGGGTCTCCTTTTTCCCGGGATTCCGTTTTTATATTACGGCAACGAAATCGGGCAGAAAGACGAGCCGGGACTCGGCGGCCAGGACGTCCGCCTGCGCTTTCCCTTCGACTGGTCTTCTGCGCAAGCCCAAATCGCCGATTCGGCCTCGCTGCTCGCTCTTCACCGCCGTCTCATAGCGCTCAGGAACGCGCATCCCGCCCTCCGCAAGGGACAGAGGATACTCCTTCCGGGCGTGACGTCTGCCGAAACCGGAGAGACGCTGCCGCAGACGGGCGCGTGGGCCCTCGTGCGGGGTTCGGATATTCTGATCTGCGCGGTCAACCTTTCGCTCGCGGAAATCCCCGCGGTCAGAATCGATCTTGAGCCGGTTTTTACGCAAACAGGCCTCTCTCCCGCGGCGATCAAAGCGATGAGCCCTGAGTTTCCTGAAACCGCTGCTGCTCTGTCCCCGAGAGGAACCATCGCCGAATTCAAAAACCTCGGCGCGCAGGACTTTCAGCTCTACTCGATGCAAACGGAATAG
- a CDS encoding pullulanase-associated domain-containing protein — protein sequence MSYRLRMRLFGLAAALLFSSGFIACSGGSTAADPDAPAYDLPAVSSEVASGYLRVNFKPTVAGSGFTVWAWEDFDAAVIGACKTWPKGIPFTNSNGDFICVDLKLAESPALLGMIVIGPSGSKATGNSDVKLNFPQKYDEIYLKQGSGTIYVNSAMTQVAAGLVSATITGTSEITLDISGSLAATAENLIVTDGDGGVLSIASISGKKIDLGGVDFKTTRNPPYTVSLKDGEYTDTVTAVLDGSLLDSWFDAGAVADLGLTLAGTSGTFKVWAPLAGDVSLLMWGETTEFDPGSAAAVAMEFDGATGVWTAASVDVSGKVWYQYAISNGAETAYVCDLYARAASPDSVAARITDISSDPETMPAGWSASYRNPFGANGTEAKPYTEAVIYEMHIRDWSRAFVSDSTGKFRDITAALNETGGKFYEHLRDLGITHVQILPSFDYAETNSNTAYNWGYNPYHYDVPEGRYVDYEGTNDGRKAVLQMREMVQAFHDAGIAVNLDVVYNHTSGTQKGSLFDQTVPGYYYRMTSTGSYSNGSGCGNETASNTRMFKKYMIESLLHWMNEYHMNGFRFDLMGLHESSTMKEIYEALSAVDPNVMVYGEPWTGGTSAVVNGATKATIDNSSASALVNGVACFNDDYRNAIKGAEFGGFKKGHVQGTFSDAAIISGLSGSLKTDSYAGGFTAKIGRSINYVECHDNYTLADKLAISLAGGISQSAWKPYASFTAAQQDELRAQNKLAAAYVFLAKGTPFINGGQEFLRTKKGDENSYSSPDAINEIDLSLKSTYSDVYKVYKGLIALRKSAGSSFMGETAASASTVNSVSGFTRYETGDYLVFFNATAAAQTLPGDAASCTALVSVDTGVPVETADIPVSIPPKSFLVLKK from the coding sequence ATGAGTTATCGTTTGCGTATGCGTTTATTCGGTTTGGCGGCCGCCCTGCTGTTTTCTTCGGGCTTCATCGCCTGTTCCGGCGGTTCAACGGCGGCCGATCCGGACGCCCCGGCCTACGATCTGCCGGCAGTTTCGTCCGAAGTCGCCTCAGGCTATCTTCGCGTGAACTTCAAGCCGACCGTCGCGGGATCAGGCTTTACCGTCTGGGCCTGGGAGGATTTCGACGCGGCAGTGATTGGCGCGTGCAAAACCTGGCCGAAGGGAATTCCCTTTACGAATTCGAACGGGGACTTCATCTGCGTAGATCTCAAGCTTGCCGAATCTCCGGCCCTTCTCGGGATGATCGTCATCGGGCCTTCCGGCTCGAAGGCCACCGGAAACTCCGACGTCAAGCTCAACTTTCCGCAGAAGTACGACGAAATTTACCTCAAGCAGGGAAGCGGTACGATATACGTAAACTCCGCGATGACCCAGGTCGCTGCGGGATTGGTTTCCGCCACGATTACAGGAACCAGCGAAATAACGCTCGATATTTCGGGTTCGCTCGCCGCTACTGCCGAAAACCTGATCGTAACAGACGGCGACGGCGGTGTACTCTCCATTGCCTCTATTTCAGGAAAAAAAATAGATCTCGGCGGAGTCGATTTTAAAACGACGAGAAATCCGCCGTACACGGTGTCTCTCAAGGACGGCGAATACACCGACACGGTGACCGCGGTTCTCGACGGAAGCCTCCTGGATTCATGGTTCGACGCGGGAGCCGTAGCGGATCTCGGTTTGACCCTCGCGGGAACGAGCGGAACCTTCAAGGTGTGGGCCCCGCTTGCAGGCGACGTCTCTCTTTTAATGTGGGGAGAAACGACGGAGTTCGATCCCGGCTCGGCGGCCGCAGTAGCCATGGAATTCGACGGAGCGACGGGAGTATGGACGGCAGCGTCCGTGGACGTGAGCGGAAAAGTCTGGTACCAGTACGCGATTTCAAACGGAGCCGAAACAGCCTACGTGTGCGACCTTTACGCCCGCGCGGCTTCTCCCGATTCGGTCGCCGCTCGCATAACCGACATTTCTTCCGACCCGGAAACAATGCCCGCCGGATGGAGCGCCTCGTATCGGAATCCCTTCGGCGCGAACGGAACGGAAGCGAAACCCTACACGGAAGCGGTGATTTACGAAATGCACATCCGCGACTGGTCGCGCGCTTTCGTAAGCGACAGCACCGGAAAATTCCGGGACATCACTGCTGCGCTCAACGAAACCGGCGGAAAGTTCTACGAGCATCTGCGCGACCTGGGCATTACGCACGTGCAGATTCTGCCGTCCTTCGATTACGCGGAAACCAATTCGAACACAGCCTACAACTGGGGATACAATCCCTACCACTACGATGTTCCGGAAGGCCGCTACGTCGATTACGAAGGAACGAACGACGGACGAAAGGCCGTTCTTCAAATGCGCGAAATGGTTCAGGCCTTCCACGACGCGGGAATCGCGGTGAACCTCGACGTCGTGTACAATCACACGAGCGGCACGCAGAAGGGATCACTCTTCGATCAGACCGTTCCCGGCTATTACTACCGCATGACCTCGACCGGCTCCTACTCGAACGGTTCAGGCTGCGGAAACGAGACCGCTTCGAACACCCGCATGTTCAAAAAGTACATGATCGAGTCCCTCCTCCACTGGATGAACGAGTATCACATGAACGGCTTCAGGTTCGATCTGATGGGCCTTCATGAATCTTCTACGATGAAGGAAATATACGAAGCGCTTTCCGCGGTAGACCCCAACGTCATGGTGTACGGCGAGCCCTGGACCGGCGGAACTTCGGCTGTCGTAAACGGCGCGACGAAGGCGACCATCGACAACAGTTCCGCCTCGGCCTTGGTGAACGGCGTGGCCTGCTTCAACGACGACTACCGGAACGCGATCAAGGGAGCGGAGTTCGGCGGCTTCAAGAAAGGCCACGTGCAGGGAACCTTCTCAGACGCCGCGATTATCAGCGGCCTCTCCGGTTCCCTCAAGACCGACTCCTATGCCGGCGGCTTCACCGCGAAGATCGGACGCTCGATCAACTACGTCGAATGCCACGACAACTACACCCTCGCGGACAAGCTCGCGATCTCCCTCGCCGGCGGAATTTCCCAGTCGGCGTGGAAACCCTACGCGAGCTTTACCGCCGCCCAGCAGGACGAACTGCGTGCCCAGAACAAGCTCGCCGCCGCCTACGTCTTCCTCGCGAAGGGAACTCCCTTTATCAACGGGGGCCAGGAATTCCTGCGCACAAAAAAAGGCGACGAAAACAGCTATTCTTCTCCCGACGCGATCAATGAAATCGACCTGAGTTTGAAGTCGACCTATTCCGACGTATACAAGGTGTATAAGGGCTTGATCGCCTTGCGGAAATCAGCCGGCTCAAGCTTCATGGGCGAAACCGCCGCGTCTGCTTCAACGGTGAACTCGGTTTCCGGCTTTACCCGCTACGAGACCGGGGACTATCTCGTGTTCTTCAACGCGACCGCAGCCGCGCAGACGCTCCCCGGAGACGCTGCTTCCTGCACCGCGCTTGTTTCTGTCGACACCGGCGTTCCGGTTGAAACCGCGGATATTCCGGTCTCGATTCCGCCCAAGAGTTTCCTCGTCTTAAAGAAATAA